The genomic segment TCACGCCGGCGCCGTTGATCAACATATCGACGCGGCCAAAACGGGCGAGCGTCGTCGTCAACAATGCTTCGATCGACTCGCGCGACGTAACGTCGATCAATTGAAATTCGACGTCGCCCAGGGCACTCATTTCCTCCGCGCGGCGCACGCCCCGATCCGGCTCGCGGCCGGCGATCATCACCGCCGCGCCGGCTTGCAGAAGTCCTTCCGCAAGCGCGCCGCCGAGCACGCCGGTCCCGCCGATCACGACGGCGACCTGGCCTGTGAGGCCGAACAGGGATTCGAGGTAACTGGCGTACTTGCTCATAGTGCGCGGCATTCATCATCCTGTGAAATCCGCGGCGCGCGGGATGCGCTCCGGGCGCTGACGCTTCCGGTTCCAGGTGCTATTGCGGCGGCTTGCGCAATTGCAACCACTCCGTGTGGAACACGCCGGGCTTGTCCGTGCGTTGATACGTGTGCGCGCCGAAGTAGTCGCGTTGGGCTTGCAGCAGATTCGCTGGCAGGCTGGCCTGGCGGTAACCGTCGTAGTACGTCAACGCCGCGGTGAACGCCGGGACCGGCACGCCGAGCGTCACGGCCGTGCTCACGGCATGGCGCCAGGCGTCTTGCGCCTTGTCGACGGCTTCCAGGAAGTACGGCGCGAGCAGCAGGTTTTCCAGATTGGGATGCGCGTCGAAGGCTTCCTTGATGCGATCCAGGAACCGTGCGCGGATGATGCAACCGCCGCGCCATAAGAGCGCGATGTTGCCGAAGTTGAGCGGCCAGTTGTGTTCCTTTGCCGCGGCCTGGAGTTGGAAATAACCCTGGGCGTAACTGCAAATCTTCGAAGCGAAGAGCGCCTGGCGCACCGCTTCGATAAAGGCCTTGCGATCGCCCGTGTATTTGGCCGACTTCGGGCCCTTCAACACCTTGCTCGCGCGCACGCGGGCGTCTTTGAACGACGACAGGTAGCGGGCATAGACCGCTTCGGTGATCAGCGTCGTCGGCACGCCGAGGTCGAGGGCCAACTGGCTCATCCACTTGCCAGTGCCTTTATTGCCGGCCGAGTCGAGGATCTTGTCGACCAGATGGCCGTCGCCGTCCTGACCCTTCACGCTAAAGATGTCGCGCGTGATTTCAATCAGGTAGCTGTCCAGCTCGCCGCGATTCCACTCGGCGAAGGTCTCGTACAATTCGTCGTTCGAGAGGCCGAGGACGTGTTTCAACAGCGCGTACGACTCGCAGATCAACTGCATGTCGCCATACTCGATGC from the Planctomycetia bacterium genome contains:
- the gnd gene encoding decarboxylating NADP(+)-dependent phosphogluconate dehydrogenase; its protein translation is MSSNCDFGLIGLAVMGENLALNVESRGFSVAVFNRTTSVVDEFIHGRAKGKRFVGCHSVEELVKNLATPRKIMLMVKAGPAVDALIDQLAPLLSPGDVLIDGGNTLYSDTDRRTAYVEGKGLQFIGTGVSGGEEGALKGPSLMPGGSEKAWPIVKPIFQAIAAKVGPNHDIPCCEWVGPGGAGHYVKMVHNGIEYGDMQLICESYALLKHVLGLSNDELYETFAEWNRGELDSYLIEITRDIFSVKGQDGDGHLVDKILDSAGNKGTGKWMSQLALDLGVPTTLITEAVYARYLSSFKDARVRASKVLKGPKSAKYTGDRKAFIEAVRQALFASKICSYAQGYFQLQAAAKEHNWPLNFGNIALLWRGGCIIRARFLDRIKEAFDAHPNLENLLLAPYFLEAVDKAQDAWRHAVSTAVTLGVPVPAFTAALTYYDGYRQASLPANLLQAQRDYFGAHTYQRTDKPGVFHTEWLQLRKPPQ